A section of the Elizabethkingia anophelis R26 genome encodes:
- the recG gene encoding ATP-dependent DNA helicase RecG, translated as MELSTPIEYLKGIGPERAKLIKNVLDLHKVEDFLTFYPIRYIDKSKLYKVGELREINNEIPLKGRITDIQEVAYAKGRRMVAKFRDETGTMELVWFKYSKWLKEQIPLNTEVIIFGRVQIFNNVFSMPHPEIEKNENKENSPTLLPVYSSSEKLTKRGINNRFFQRILLDIVLNVPTFIDENLPSGLMKGLKLISRVDAYQNIHFPKNNQWQKAADRRLKFEEAFFFQLGYGLKKKHNKTSSLGNPFPLVGDYFTGFYENNLPFELTNAQKRVLKEIRNDMKLPVQMNRLLQGDVGSGKTMVALLSMLIALDNGFQSCLMAPTEILAQQHFNGISDLLYGTGIEVKLLTGSTKASERKVIHEMLENGTLPIIVGTHALLEDKVKFKKLGLAIIDEQHRFGVAQRAKLWAKNVIPPHILVMTATPIPRTLAMSFYSDLDVSVIDEMPVGRKPIVTAHRKEKDRLFVFNFAKEEIAKGRQIYFVYPLIEESETLDYKNLNEGFDTVKEFFPVPDYDVVMLHGKMKPDEKDAAMQYFASGKAQIMVATTVIEVGVNVPNASVMIIESAERFGLSQLHQLRGRVGRGAEQSYCILMTSDKMTQESRKRIKTMVETNDGFRISEVDMELRGPGDILGTQQSGVIDFKKLDLMQDSNIIKAAKECVEKLLETDPLLAFQEHQGMKSYYVRQYKGKNKWAKIS; from the coding sequence TTGGAATTATCAACTCCTATAGAATACCTTAAAGGCATTGGGCCAGAGCGGGCGAAGCTCATTAAAAACGTTTTGGATCTCCATAAGGTAGAGGACTTTCTGACCTTTTATCCCATTCGTTATATCGACAAAAGTAAACTTTACAAAGTTGGCGAATTAAGAGAAATAAACAATGAAATTCCGCTAAAAGGCAGGATTACCGATATTCAGGAAGTGGCATACGCCAAAGGAAGGCGTATGGTCGCAAAATTTCGGGACGAAACGGGTACAATGGAGTTGGTCTGGTTCAAATATTCTAAATGGTTGAAAGAGCAAATTCCGCTTAATACTGAAGTTATAATTTTCGGGAGAGTGCAGATTTTTAACAATGTATTCTCTATGCCACATCCTGAAATTGAGAAAAATGAGAATAAAGAAAACTCTCCGACACTTTTGCCTGTTTATTCGAGTAGTGAAAAACTAACAAAACGTGGGATAAATAATCGATTCTTTCAACGGATTTTATTAGACATTGTACTGAATGTTCCTACGTTTATTGATGAAAATCTTCCTTCTGGTTTAATGAAAGGTCTCAAGCTGATTTCCAGAGTAGATGCCTATCAAAATATTCATTTTCCTAAAAATAATCAGTGGCAGAAAGCTGCAGACAGGAGACTGAAATTTGAGGAAGCATTCTTTTTTCAGTTAGGTTATGGCTTGAAAAAGAAACATAACAAAACTTCGTCCCTGGGAAATCCTTTTCCGTTAGTGGGTGATTATTTTACCGGATTTTATGAGAATAATCTGCCATTCGAACTTACAAATGCGCAGAAAAGGGTTCTGAAAGAAATACGGAATGATATGAAGCTTCCGGTTCAGATGAACAGGTTACTGCAGGGAGATGTAGGGTCGGGAAAAACAATGGTGGCTTTATTATCTATGCTTATCGCATTGGATAACGGTTTTCAGAGTTGTCTGATGGCACCGACTGAGATTTTGGCTCAACAGCATTTCAATGGTATCTCCGATCTTTTATATGGAACCGGCATCGAAGTAAAACTATTAACAGGATCTACTAAGGCATCAGAAAGAAAAGTTATCCACGAAATGCTGGAAAACGGAACCTTGCCTATTATTGTAGGTACACATGCTTTATTGGAAGATAAGGTAAAATTCAAAAAACTTGGGCTGGCTATTATCGACGAACAACACCGTTTTGGAGTAGCGCAGCGGGCGAAGCTATGGGCTAAAAATGTAATACCACCACATATTCTGGTGATGACGGCAACTCCTATTCCGAGAACCCTGGCGATGAGTTTCTATTCGGATCTTGACGTTTCGGTAATCGATGAAATGCCTGTTGGAAGGAAGCCTATTGTTACAGCACACCGCAAAGAAAAAGACCGTTTGTTTGTTTTCAATTTTGCGAAGGAAGAAATTGCTAAAGGTCGCCAAATATATTTTGTGTATCCGCTAATTGAAGAAAGTGAAACACTCGATTATAAAAACCTGAATGAAGGGTTCGATACTGTAAAAGAATTTTTCCCTGTACCCGATTATGATGTGGTAATGCTTCATGGAAAAATGAAGCCCGATGAAAAAGATGCTGCGATGCAGTATTTTGCCAGTGGAAAAGCACAGATAATGGTGGCTACTACTGTAATAGAAGTAGGAGTGAACGTTCCCAATGCATCGGTAATGATTATAGAGAGTGCTGAAAGATTTGGTTTGTCCCAGCTGCATCAGTTACGAGGCCGTGTTGGTCGTGGAGCAGAGCAGAGTTATTGTATTCTGATGACTTCTGATAAAATGACACAGGAAAGCAGGAAGAGAATCAAAACGATGGTAGAAACTAATGATGGATTCAGAATTTCTGAGGTAGATATGGAACTTCGTGGACCGGGAGATATTCTGGGAACACAGCAGAGTGGGGTTATAGACTTTAAAAAGCTGGACCTGATGCAAGATTCCAATATTATTAAAGCAGCAAAAGAATGTGTGGAAAAGTTATTGGAAACAGATCCGCTATTGGCTTTTCAGGAACATCAGGGAATGAAGAGTTATTATGTCCGACAGTATAAAGGAAAAAATAAATGGGCTAAGATTAGCTGA
- a CDS encoding Atu1372/SO_1960 family protein, protein MKKLHIILAGILTILAVNISVAQENKAKILVLFYSDNGGTYELAKEVAKGIESEKNTETVIKQVKTSSNPKLKNIPVASVDELKSYDGIAFGSPVYFGNISTGMSEFLSKTVNLWTKHALEGIPATVFMSAGSGAGKELAIQSFWNSLAVHGMILVPTGIRGNENIDKNIPQGNTVLGTTSLNSVKNTERPSQSERYLAELQGKTIAKVSLALKGTFVQKEIIPTQEKADVNKVLQQKQIVLPQVPKPAGNYQPYVRSGNLVFINQVALKDGKIVNPGKLGTALNEQQVKEATKVTMLNVLAVLREAVGGDLNKVKQCVQLTGIFNTPDDYAKHADLMNIASDLTVEVFGEKGKHARGTLGASSLPVNSSVEIQAVFEVE, encoded by the coding sequence ATGAAAAAACTACATATTATTTTAGCCGGTATCTTAACAATACTCGCCGTAAATATATCTGTTGCACAGGAAAACAAAGCCAAAATACTGGTGTTATTCTATTCCGATAACGGTGGCACTTATGAACTGGCAAAAGAAGTTGCTAAGGGAATTGAAAGTGAAAAGAATACAGAGACTGTAATCAAACAGGTAAAAACATCTTCAAATCCTAAATTGAAAAATATCCCTGTTGCTTCAGTCGATGAATTAAAATCTTACGACGGGATTGCATTTGGATCCCCTGTTTATTTTGGCAATATCAGTACCGGAATGAGTGAGTTTTTGTCTAAAACTGTCAACTTGTGGACTAAGCACGCTTTGGAAGGAATCCCCGCTACAGTATTTATGTCAGCAGGCAGCGGAGCCGGAAAAGAGTTGGCAATACAATCTTTCTGGAACAGCCTGGCTGTACACGGAATGATCCTTGTACCTACAGGGATAAGAGGCAATGAAAATATTGACAAAAATATTCCACAGGGAAATACTGTATTAGGTACCACAAGTCTTAATTCAGTAAAAAACACAGAAAGACCCAGTCAAAGTGAACGTTATCTGGCGGAATTACAAGGAAAAACAATTGCAAAAGTATCTTTAGCACTTAAAGGCACATTTGTGCAAAAAGAGATAATTCCGACACAGGAAAAAGCTGATGTTAATAAAGTATTACAGCAAAAACAGATTGTTTTGCCACAGGTTCCAAAACCTGCCGGAAATTATCAGCCTTACGTACGATCAGGCAATCTGGTATTTATTAATCAGGTTGCTCTAAAAGACGGTAAAATTGTTAATCCCGGAAAACTTGGAACTGCATTAAATGAACAACAGGTAAAAGAAGCAACAAAAGTCACCATGCTAAATGTATTAGCCGTTTTGAGAGAAGCCGTAGGTGGAGATCTGAATAAAGTAAAACAATGTGTACAACTAACTGGTATTTTTAATACTCCAGATGATTATGCCAAACATGCTGACCTTATGAATATTGCTTCTGATCTTACTGTTGAGGTATTCGGCGAGAAAGGCAAACATGCAAGAGGTACACTTGGAGCTTCTTCCCTTCCAGTTAACTCTTCCGTAGAAATACAGGCTGTTTTTGAAGTTGAATAA
- a CDS encoding GNAT family N-acetyltransferase yields MKVLEATPKDIPLIQDLAKRSWEMAYSKILSPGQISYMMAEMYSEKEISSQMENPDWRYFLIKDDEGNFGGFIGYQFNYEPKTTKLHRIYMVPESKGKGLGKFALNYLKNHVSENGNERIILNVNKYNNAKDFYESQGFKVYEEGVFDIGNGYVMDDYLMEFFV; encoded by the coding sequence ATGAAAGTATTAGAAGCTACACCAAAGGATATTCCTTTGATTCAGGATTTAGCTAAAAGATCATGGGAAATGGCTTATTCCAAAATTCTCAGCCCAGGGCAAATCAGCTATATGATGGCCGAGATGTATTCTGAAAAGGAAATTTCTTCTCAAATGGAAAATCCTGACTGGCGGTACTTTCTGATAAAAGATGATGAGGGAAACTTTGGAGGGTTTATAGGATACCAATTCAATTATGAACCCAAAACTACCAAACTTCACCGCATATATATGGTACCGGAATCCAAAGGCAAGGGTTTAGGAAAATTCGCTTTAAATTATCTAAAAAATCATGTTTCTGAAAATGGCAATGAGCGTATTATCCTGAATGTAAATAAATACAACAATGCCAAAGACTTTTATGAATCTCAGGGATTCAAAGTTTATGAAGAAGGAGTATTTGACATTGGAAATGGTTATGTAATGGACGACTATCTGATGGAGTTTTTTGTTTAA
- the dapA gene encoding 4-hydroxy-tetrahydrodipicolinate synthase, with product MNKLSGVGVALITPFNEDLSVDFDSLTRLVEFNIENGTSYLVVLGTTAEAATLNDEEKDKVVKHVIKVNNGRLPLVLGIGGNNTAEVVKQINETDTSAFDAILSVSPYYNKPNQEGLYQHYKALASTGKNIIVYNVPGRTGQNIEASTTLRLANEFPNLVMIKEAAPNINQYFDILRQKPENFSLVSGDDEFALPVTLAGADGVISVIGQAYPKEFAQMIQLGIEGKAKEAYKIHNKLVEITRLIFAEGNPTGVKYVLAELGIVKNYLRLPLVAASESLEQKLKAEMAKI from the coding sequence ATGAATAAATTATCCGGAGTAGGTGTTGCGCTCATTACACCCTTCAATGAAGATTTGTCCGTAGATTTTGATTCGCTAACGAGATTAGTAGAATTCAATATCGAAAACGGAACCAGTTATTTAGTAGTTTTAGGAACCACAGCTGAAGCTGCTACACTTAATGATGAAGAGAAGGATAAGGTAGTCAAACACGTTATAAAGGTTAACAATGGTCGTTTGCCACTGGTTCTGGGAATCGGAGGAAATAACACTGCAGAGGTTGTAAAACAAATTAACGAAACCGACACCTCAGCTTTCGATGCTATTCTTTCAGTTTCTCCATATTATAACAAACCTAATCAGGAAGGACTTTATCAGCATTATAAAGCATTGGCTTCTACAGGGAAAAATATTATTGTTTATAATGTACCGGGAAGAACCGGACAAAATATTGAAGCATCAACGACTCTTCGTTTAGCAAATGAGTTTCCTAATCTTGTTATGATTAAAGAAGCTGCACCAAATATCAACCAGTATTTTGACATCCTTCGTCAAAAGCCTGAGAACTTCAGCCTTGTTTCCGGTGACGATGAGTTTGCATTGCCTGTAACTTTAGCAGGTGCAGATGGTGTTATTTCTGTAATAGGACAGGCTTATCCAAAAGAATTCGCACAAATGATACAATTAGGTATTGAAGGCAAAGCTAAAGAGGCTTATAAAATCCATAACAAACTTGTGGAAATTACACGTCTGATTTTTGCTGAAGGAAATCCTACAGGAGTTAAATACGTACTTGCTGAGTTAGGCATTGTTAAAAACTATCTAAGGTTACCATTAGTAGCAGCATCTGAAAGCTTAGAACAAAAATTAAAAGCGGAAATGGCTAAAATCTAG
- the recO gene encoding DNA repair protein RecO, producing MVQEKGFLISYLKYGENDAVLHIYTHSEGYKSYFLKGIYSKRNKKKALLQFLFEIQFTTNPKVSGLPLISDLQAYGHLPEWNIKTNALQFFIADVLSNILRNEAQNESIYSKISDFIDQLKEENISAHVHFLVILTEDFGIKPLLNDSTYLNPEKGVYEPFSSHHCFDDSTSGLWKSILEEGYAVKLTNVERRRLLESILVYYSIHIPEFKNPASLEVLQQIWA from the coding sequence ATGGTACAGGAGAAAGGTTTTCTTATTTCATATCTAAAGTACGGAGAAAATGATGCTGTCCTTCACATTTACACACATAGTGAAGGATACAAAAGCTATTTTCTGAAAGGAATTTATTCCAAAAGAAATAAAAAGAAAGCGCTGTTACAATTCTTGTTCGAAATACAGTTTACAACAAACCCGAAAGTGTCCGGGTTGCCATTAATTTCAGATTTACAGGCTTATGGCCACCTTCCTGAATGGAATATTAAAACAAATGCTCTTCAGTTTTTTATTGCAGATGTTCTGAGTAATATCCTGCGGAATGAAGCTCAAAATGAGAGCATTTATTCCAAAATTTCTGATTTTATAGATCAACTGAAAGAGGAGAATATATCGGCACATGTTCATTTTTTAGTTATTTTGACAGAAGACTTCGGAATAAAACCATTACTAAATGATTCAACCTATCTAAACCCTGAAAAAGGCGTCTATGAACCTTTTTCATCGCATCATTGTTTTGACGATAGTACTTCCGGATTGTGGAAAAGTATTTTAGAAGAGGGTTACGCTGTAAAGCTGACGAATGTAGAACGAAGAAGGCTTTTGGAAAGTATTTTGGTATATTACAGTATTCATATCCCGGAATTTAAAAATCCGGCTTCGCTGGAAGTTCTTCAACAAATTTGGGCATAA
- a CDS encoding RNA-binding S4 domain-containing protein, with protein MRIDKFLWSVRFYKTRSIATDEIKKNRVSIGGQVVKSSKEVTEGDVITIRKNQIDYKIKVIQIPKSRIGAKLVTLHIKDMTDSEQYALLESRRLAQDYYRQKGEGRPTKKDRREMDGFLDIDDDDDEETAELSDKDWDNFFNDEAEGDE; from the coding sequence ATGAGAATTGATAAATTTTTATGGAGTGTTAGATTCTATAAGACCAGAAGTATTGCAACAGATGAAATTAAAAAGAACAGAGTTAGTATTGGCGGACAGGTTGTAAAGTCTTCTAAAGAAGTAACAGAAGGAGATGTAATTACAATTCGTAAAAACCAGATTGACTATAAAATAAAGGTAATACAGATCCCTAAAAGCAGAATTGGTGCAAAATTAGTAACCTTACATATTAAAGATATGACAGATTCCGAACAATATGCACTTCTGGAATCACGCAGGCTAGCTCAGGATTATTACCGACAGAAAGGAGAGGGAAGACCTACCAAAAAAGACCGTCGGGAAATGGACGGCTTTCTTGATATAGATGATGATGACGATGAAGAAACAGCTGAACTGTCAGATAAAGATTGGGATAACTTCTTTAATGATGAAGCTGAAGGTGATGAATAA
- a CDS encoding shikimate kinase — translation MIISLLGYMGSGKSHISRTLAQKINFKLFDLDKEISLHLGKDIPTIFKEMGELGFRKAEKHILEQLLSSEENIILSLGGGTPVYYNNMDTITRHSKSFYLRAKVGTLAERLSKQKDKRPLIARISEEDLPEFIAKHLFERNTYYNESEFIIDTDNKTDEEISNEIIHHLQLHH, via the coding sequence ATGATCATTTCGCTATTAGGTTACATGGGCAGTGGTAAGTCTCACATATCCAGAACCCTCGCCCAGAAAATAAATTTTAAATTATTTGACCTCGATAAAGAAATTTCTTTACACCTGGGAAAGGACATTCCCACAATTTTCAAAGAAATGGGGGAACTTGGTTTTAGAAAAGCAGAGAAACATATACTAGAACAGCTCCTTTCTTCGGAAGAAAACATTATATTAAGCCTTGGCGGAGGCACCCCTGTTTATTATAATAACATGGATACCATCACCAGACATTCTAAAAGTTTTTATTTGAGGGCTAAAGTGGGTACTCTGGCAGAAAGGCTTTCAAAACAAAAAGATAAACGTCCTCTTATTGCCAGAATAAGTGAAGAAGATCTTCCGGAGTTTATAGCAAAGCATTTATTTGAAAGAAACACTTATTATAACGAATCCGAGTTTATTATAGATACGGATAATAAAACTGACGAAGAGATCTCAAACGAGATTATTCATCACCTTCAGCTTCATCATTAA
- a CDS encoding exodeoxyribonuclease III produces MKIISYNVNGIRAAFAKDFTTWLSFANPDIICFQESKAQPEQINIGAFSDLQYESYWYSAQKKGYSGVGIATKHKPNHIEYGTGIDYIDFEGRVIRLDFDNFSVISVYVPSATNISRLDLKMQFCYDFLNYLKELRKTIPNLIVCGDFNICHEAIDIHDPIRLASVSGFLPMEREYLSKFLDEGEFTDAFRYKNPETQQYSWWSYRANARANNKGWRLDYNMVSNTLKDKIQRAIILPEAMHSDHCPVMVELDL; encoded by the coding sequence ATGAAAATTATCAGCTATAATGTTAACGGGATTCGTGCAGCCTTTGCAAAGGACTTTACCACATGGTTATCTTTTGCAAATCCTGATATTATTTGCTTCCAAGAAAGCAAGGCACAACCGGAGCAAATCAATATAGGAGCATTCAGTGATCTTCAGTATGAAAGTTACTGGTATTCCGCGCAAAAAAAAGGTTACAGTGGCGTAGGTATCGCTACAAAGCACAAACCTAATCATATAGAATACGGAACAGGAATAGATTATATAGATTTTGAAGGCCGGGTAATAAGATTGGATTTCGATAATTTCTCGGTTATTTCTGTTTATGTGCCTTCGGCAACTAACATTTCGCGACTGGATCTTAAAATGCAGTTTTGCTATGACTTCTTAAACTATCTAAAGGAGCTCCGCAAAACTATCCCTAATCTTATTGTTTGTGGAGACTTCAATATATGTCACGAAGCTATCGATATTCACGATCCAATTCGTCTAGCAAGTGTATCCGGCTTTTTGCCTATGGAAAGAGAGTATCTTTCCAAGTTCTTGGACGAAGGTGAATTCACCGATGCATTCCGCTATAAAAATCCCGAAACACAACAATATAGCTGGTGGAGCTATCGTGCTAATGCAAGGGCCAATAACAAAGGCTGGCGATTAGATTATAATATGGTAAGCAATACACTGAAAGATAAAATCCAAAGAGCTATTATATTACCGGAGGCTATGCATTCCGATCACTGCCCTGTAATGGTAGAATTAGATCTATAA
- the dusB gene encoding tRNA dihydrouridine synthase DusB encodes MVKIGNIELPDFPLLLAPMEDVSDPPFRRLCKMHGADLMYSEFISSEGLIRDAIKSRKKLDIFDYERPVGIQIFGGDEEAMAMSARIVETVEPDLVDINFGCPVKKVVCKGAGAGVLKDIDLMVRLTKAVVNSTHLPVTVKTRLGWDTESINIDEVAERLQETGIKALTIHARTRAQMYKGEADWNHISRIKNNSNIEIPIFGNGDIDSPEKALEYKQKYDCDGIMIGRGAIGYPWIFNEIKHFFQTGENLPKPTVRDRLLAVQQHAEWSVEWKGERPGLVEMRQHYNNYFKGIPHFKELKSRFLQALTLPELNELINEAKNQFENVEI; translated from the coding sequence ATGGTAAAAATTGGTAACATAGAACTTCCTGACTTCCCGCTGCTTTTAGCTCCGATGGAAGATGTTTCGGATCCTCCTTTCCGCAGACTTTGCAAAATGCATGGTGCGGACCTTATGTATTCTGAATTTATTTCCTCCGAAGGATTGATCAGAGATGCAATAAAGAGTCGAAAAAAATTAGATATTTTCGATTACGAAAGGCCTGTAGGTATCCAGATATTCGGAGGAGACGAAGAGGCAATGGCAATGTCTGCCAGAATCGTAGAAACTGTAGAACCGGATCTTGTAGACATTAACTTTGGTTGCCCGGTAAAAAAAGTGGTGTGTAAAGGTGCAGGTGCAGGAGTATTGAAAGATATTGATCTGATGGTACGCCTTACCAAGGCTGTTGTAAATTCCACCCACCTGCCAGTAACAGTGAAAACAAGACTGGGCTGGGATACAGAATCTATCAACATTGATGAGGTAGCTGAAAGATTACAGGAAACCGGAATTAAAGCACTTACTATTCACGCCAGAACACGTGCACAAATGTATAAAGGTGAAGCTGACTGGAATCATATTTCCCGTATAAAAAATAATTCCAATATCGAAATTCCGATTTTCGGAAACGGAGATATTGATTCACCGGAAAAAGCCTTAGAGTATAAACAGAAATATGATTGCGACGGTATTATGATAGGCCGTGGTGCTATCGGATATCCGTGGATATTCAATGAGATCAAACATTTCTTCCAAACAGGTGAAAACCTGCCTAAACCAACCGTAAGAGACAGACTCCTTGCAGTACAGCAACATGCAGAATGGTCTGTAGAGTGGAAAGGTGAAAGGCCTGGCTTAGTAGAGATGCGCCAGCATTATAATAACTACTTCAAAGGAATACCTCATTTCAAAGAGTTAAAATCCAGATTTCTTCAGGCATTGACACTTCCTGAGCTTAATGAACTTATTAATGAAGCAAAGAATCAGTTTGAGAATGTTGAAATCTGA
- a CDS encoding thymidylate synthase — protein MQNYLHLLQDILDNGSDKTDRTGTGTRSLFGYQLRYDLSKGFPLVTTKKVHLKSIIYELLWFLKGETNIMYLKDNGVSIWDEWADENGDLGPVYGAQWRSWRGADNKVVDQISEVIDQIKKNPDSRRLIVSAWNVAEIPNMALAPCHAMFQFYVADGKLSLQLYQRSADVFLGVPFNIASYALLLMMVAQVTGLQVGDYVHSFGDVHIYNNHFEQVNRQLSRDPKPLPVMKLNPDVKDIFNFKFEDFELLNYDPHPGIKAPVAI, from the coding sequence ATGCAAAACTACCTTCATTTACTTCAGGATATTTTAGATAACGGATCAGATAAAACAGACAGAACAGGCACTGGAACCAGAAGTTTATTCGGGTATCAGCTGCGTTATGACTTGTCTAAAGGTTTCCCATTAGTAACTACCAAAAAGGTTCACCTTAAATCTATTATCTATGAATTGCTTTGGTTTCTGAAGGGAGAAACAAACATTATGTACCTTAAGGACAATGGTGTTTCCATATGGGATGAATGGGCAGATGAGAATGGAGATCTGGGGCCTGTATACGGCGCTCAGTGGAGAAGCTGGAGAGGAGCGGATAATAAAGTTGTGGATCAGATTTCCGAAGTAATCGATCAGATTAAAAAGAATCCTGATTCCCGGAGACTTATTGTTTCTGCATGGAACGTTGCCGAAATTCCAAATATGGCATTGGCACCTTGCCATGCAATGTTTCAGTTTTATGTAGCGGATGGAAAATTGTCTTTGCAGCTGTACCAGAGAAGTGCCGATGTTTTCCTGGGAGTTCCTTTTAATATTGCAAGTTATGCCTTGCTATTAATGATGGTAGCACAGGTTACCGGGCTTCAGGTTGGCGATTATGTACATAGCTTCGGAGATGTGCACATTTATAATAATCACTTTGAACAGGTAAACAGACAATTGTCACGTGACCCGAAACCTTTACCGGTAATGAAACTGAATCCTGATGTAAAAGATATCTTCAATTTTAAATTTGAAGACTTCGAATTGTTGAATTATGATCCGCATCCAGGTATTAAAGCACCTGTTGCTATTTAA